From Piliocolobus tephrosceles isolate RC106 chromosome 16, ASM277652v3, whole genome shotgun sequence, the proteins below share one genomic window:
- the SRR gene encoding serine racemase isoform X1 — translation MCQLVPYGTNSPAVKKKPTCRKQQRTMCAQYCISFADVEKAHINIQDSIHLTPVLTSSILNQLTGRNLFFKCELFQKTGSFKIRGALNAVRSLVPDALEGKPKAVVTHSSGNHGQALTYAAKLEGIPAYIVVPQTAPDCKKLAIQAYGASIVYCEPSDESRENVAKRVIEETEGIMVHPNQEPAVIAGQGTIALEVLNQVPLVDALVVPVGGGGMVAGIAITIKALKPSVKVYAAEPLNADDCYQSKLKGELMPNLYPPETIADGVKSSIGLNTWPIIRDLVDDIFTVTEDEIKRATQLVWERMKLLIEPTAGVGVAAVLSQHFQTVSPEVKNICIVLSGGNVDLTSSITWVKQAERPAYQSVSV, via the exons AACCATGTGTGCTCAGTACTGCATCTCCTTTGCTGATGTTGAAAAAGCTCATATCAACATTCAAGATTCTATCCACCTCACACCAGTGCTAACAAGCTCCATTTTGAATCAACTAACAGGGCGCAATCTTTTCTTCAAATGTGAGCTCTTCCAGAAGACAGGATCTTTTAAG ATTCGTGGTGCTCTTAATGCCGTCAGAAGCTTGGTTCCTGATGCTTTAGAAGGGAAGCCGAAAGCTGTTGTTACTCACAGCAGTGGAAACCATGGCCAGGCTCTCACCTATGCTGCCAAACTGGAAG GAATTCCTGCTTATATTGTGGTGCCCCAGACAGCTCCAGACTGTAAAAAACTTGCAATACAAGCCTACGGAGCGTCAATTGTATACTGTGAACCTAGTGATGAG TCCAGAGAAAATGTTGCAAAAAGAGTTATAGAAGAAACAGAAGGCATCATGGTACATCCCAACCAGGAGCCTGCAGTGATAGCTGGACAAGGGACAATTGCCCTGGAAGTGCTGAACCAG GTTCCTTTGGTGGATGCACTGGTGGTACCTGTAGGTGGAGGAGGAATGGTTGCTGGAATAGCAATTACAATTAAG GCTCTGAAACCTAGTGTGAAAGTATATGCTGCTGAACCCTTGAATGCAGATGATTGCTACCAGTCCAAGCTGAAGGGGGAACTGATGCCCAATCTTTATCCTCCAGAAACCATAGCAGATGGTGTCAAATCCAGCATTGGCTTGAACACCTGGCCTATTATCAGGGACCTTGTGGATGATATCTTCACTGTTACAGAGGATGAAATTAAG CGTGCAACCCAGCTGGTGTGGGAGAGGATGAAACTACTCATTGAACCTACAGCTGGTGTTGGAGTGGCTGCTGTGCTGTCTCAACATTTTCAAACTGTTTCCCCAGAAGTAAAGAACATTTGTATTGTGCTTAGTGGTGGAAATGTAGACTTAACCTCCTCCATAACTTGGGTGAAGCAGGCTGAAAGGCCAGCTTATCAGTCTGTTTCTGTTtaa
- the SRR gene encoding serine racemase isoform X2, producing MCAQYCISFADVEKAHINIQDSIHLTPVLTSSILNQLTGRNLFFKCELFQKTGSFKIRGALNAVRSLVPDALEGKPKAVVTHSSGNHGQALTYAAKLEGIPAYIVVPQTAPDCKKLAIQAYGASIVYCEPSDESRENVAKRVIEETEGIMVHPNQEPAVIAGQGTIALEVLNQVPLVDALVVPVGGGGMVAGIAITIKALKPSVKVYAAEPLNADDCYQSKLKGELMPNLYPPETIADGVKSSIGLNTWPIIRDLVDDIFTVTEDEIKRATQLVWERMKLLIEPTAGVGVAAVLSQHFQTVSPEVKNICIVLSGGNVDLTSSITWVKQAERPAYQSVSV from the exons ATGTGTGCTCAGTACTGCATCTCCTTTGCTGATGTTGAAAAAGCTCATATCAACATTCAAGATTCTATCCACCTCACACCAGTGCTAACAAGCTCCATTTTGAATCAACTAACAGGGCGCAATCTTTTCTTCAAATGTGAGCTCTTCCAGAAGACAGGATCTTTTAAG ATTCGTGGTGCTCTTAATGCCGTCAGAAGCTTGGTTCCTGATGCTTTAGAAGGGAAGCCGAAAGCTGTTGTTACTCACAGCAGTGGAAACCATGGCCAGGCTCTCACCTATGCTGCCAAACTGGAAG GAATTCCTGCTTATATTGTGGTGCCCCAGACAGCTCCAGACTGTAAAAAACTTGCAATACAAGCCTACGGAGCGTCAATTGTATACTGTGAACCTAGTGATGAG TCCAGAGAAAATGTTGCAAAAAGAGTTATAGAAGAAACAGAAGGCATCATGGTACATCCCAACCAGGAGCCTGCAGTGATAGCTGGACAAGGGACAATTGCCCTGGAAGTGCTGAACCAG GTTCCTTTGGTGGATGCACTGGTGGTACCTGTAGGTGGAGGAGGAATGGTTGCTGGAATAGCAATTACAATTAAG GCTCTGAAACCTAGTGTGAAAGTATATGCTGCTGAACCCTTGAATGCAGATGATTGCTACCAGTCCAAGCTGAAGGGGGAACTGATGCCCAATCTTTATCCTCCAGAAACCATAGCAGATGGTGTCAAATCCAGCATTGGCTTGAACACCTGGCCTATTATCAGGGACCTTGTGGATGATATCTTCACTGTTACAGAGGATGAAATTAAG CGTGCAACCCAGCTGGTGTGGGAGAGGATGAAACTACTCATTGAACCTACAGCTGGTGTTGGAGTGGCTGCTGTGCTGTCTCAACATTTTCAAACTGTTTCCCCAGAAGTAAAGAACATTTGTATTGTGCTTAGTGGTGGAAATGTAGACTTAACCTCCTCCATAACTTGGGTGAAGCAGGCTGAAAGGCCAGCTTATCAGTCTGTTTCTGTTtaa
- the TSR1 gene encoding pre-rRNA-processing protein TSR1 homolog isoform X2 has translation MAAHRPGPLKQQNKAHKGGRHRGRGSAQRDGKGRLALKTLSKKVRKELSRVDQRHRASQLRKQKKEAVLAEKRQLGGKDGPPHQVLVVPLHSRICLPGAMQLLQDRDTGTVHLNELGNTQSFMLLCPRLKHRWFFTSARPGDLHTVLDMAKVADTILFLLDPLEGWDSTGDYCLSCLFAQGLPTYTLAVQGISGLPLKKQIDARKKLSKAVEKRFPHDKLLLLDTQQEAGMLLRQLANQKQQHLVFRDRRAYLFAHAVDFAPSEENNLVGTLKISGYVRGQTMNVNRLLHIVGHGDFQMKQIDAPGDPFPLNPRGIKPQKDPDMAMEICATDTVDDMEEGLKVLMRADPDRQESLQAEVIPDPMEGEQTWPTEEELSEAKDFLKESSKVVKKVPKGTSSYQAEWILDGGSQSGGEGDEYEYDDMEHEDFMEEESQDESGEEEEEECETMTVGESVHDDLYDEKVDEEAEAKMLEKYKQERLEEMFPDEVDTPRDVAARIRFQKYRGLKSFRTSPWDPKENLPQDYARIFQFQNFTNTRKSIFKEIEEKEVEGAEVGWYVTLHVSEVPVSVVECFRQGAPLIAFSLLPHEQKMSVLNMVVRRDPGNTEPVKAKEELIFHCGFRRFRASPLFSQHTAADKHKLQRFLTADMALVVTVYAPITFPPASVLLFKQKSNGMHSLIATGHLMSVDPDRMVIKRVVLSGHPFKIFTKMAVVRYMFFNREDVLWFKPVELRTKWGRRGHIKEPLGTHGHMKCSFDGKLKSQDTVLMNLYKRVFPKWTYDPYVPEPVPWVKSTTSASTKGTFSEKNIN, from the exons ATGGCGGCTCACCGCCCCGGTCCGCTCAAGCAGCAGAATAAAGCTCATAAAGGCGGGCGGCATCGGGGTCGGGGATCTGCACAGCGGGACGGCAAGG GCCGTCTAGCACTGAAAACCCTAAGCAAGAAGGTGAGAAAAGAACTCAGCAGAGTCGACCAGAGGCATCGCGCCAGCCAGCTCCGAAAGCAGAAGAAGGAGGCG GTTCTGGCAGAGAAGAGACAGCTGGGTGGCAAGGATGGCCCTCCTCATCAGGTACTGGTGGTGCCCCTGCACAGCAGAATTTGCCTGCCAGGGGCCATGCAGCTGCTTCAGGATAGGGACACTGGAACAGTACACTTGAATGAATTAGGAAACACCCAGAGCTTTATGCTGTTATGCCCCCGCTTGAAACATCGGTGGTTTTTCACGTCAGCAAGGCCAG GGGATCTGCATACTGTGTTGGACATGGCTAAAGTAGCTGATACCATCCTGTTCCTTCTTGATCCACTAGAAGGCTGGGACAGCACCGGCGATTACTGTCTTTCCTGCCTCTTTGCTCAGGGCCTTCCCACCTATA CACTAGCTGTCCAGGGGATTTCTGGCCTCCCACTGAAGAAACAAATAGATGCCAGGAAGAAGCTAAGTAAAGCAGTGGAGAAGCGCTTTCCGCATGACAAACTCCTCTTGTTAGACACTCAACAGGAGGCAGGGATGCTGCTTAGGCAGTTGGCTAACCAGAAGCAACAGCATCTTGTGTTTCGAGATCGGCGGGCCTACCTGTTTGCCCATGCTGTTGATTTTGCTCCTAGTGAAGAGAATAACTTGGTGGGCACCTTGAAAATTTCAGGCTATGTTCGAGGGCAGACTATGAATGTCAATAGGTTGCTGCATATCGTTGGACATGGCGATTTCCAGATGAAACAGATAGATGCCCCTGGAGACCCTTTCCCTTTAAATCCTAGAGGAATTAAACCCCAAAAGGACCCAGACATGGCAATGGAG ATTTGTGCTACGGATACCGTAGATGATATGGAAGAAGGCCTTAAGGTCCTAATGAGGGCAGACCCTGATAGACAGGAATCTTTGCAAGCAGAGGTTATCCCAGATCCAATGGAGGGAGAGCAAACCTGGCCCACTGAGGAGGAGCTGAGTGAGGCAAAGG ATTTCTTGAAGGAAAGTTCAAAGGTGGTAAAGAAGGTCCCCAAAGGAACATCCAGTTACCAAGCTGAATGGATTTTGGATGGTGGCAGCCAAAGTGGTGGGGAAGGAGATGAATATGAATATGATGATATGGAACATGAGGATTTTATGGAGGAGGAATCTCAG GATGAGAGTggtgaagaagaagaggaggaatgtGAAACTATGACTGTCGGGGAGTCTGTGCATGATGATCTGTATGATGAGAAAGtggatgaagaagctgaggcaaaaatgttggagaaatataaacaagaaagaCTGGAAGAGATGTTTCCAGATGAAGTGGACACCCCCCGTGATGTGGCTGCTAGAATTCG ATTTCAGAAATACAGAGGGCTTAAGAGCTTCCGGACATCTCCATGGGATCCTAAAGAAAACCTTCCTCAAGATTATGCTCGGATATTTCAGTTTCAGAACTTTACTAATACTaggaaaagcatttttaaagagattgaagaaaaagaggttgaagGAGCTGAG GTTGGCTGGTATGTCACACTTCATGTCTCTGAAGTCCCTGTCTCAGTGGTCGAGTGCTTCAGGCAAGGAGCACCCTTGATTGCGTTTTCTTTACTACCTCATGAACAGAAG ATGTCAGTATTGAATATGGTGGTGAGGCGTGACCCTGGCAACACTGAACCTGTGAAAGCCAAAGAAGAGCTCATATTCCACTGTGGATTCAGGCGCTTCCGAGCCTCACCTTTATTCTCTCAGCACACTGCAG CGGACAAACATAAATTGCAGAGATTCCTGACTGCTGACATGGCCCTGGTGGTGACAGTCTATGCACCAATCACTTTTCCTCCTGCATCTGTGCTGCTTTTCAAGCAGAAAAGCAATG GAATGCACAGCCTCATTGCTACAGGCCACCTTATGTCAGTAGATCCAGACAGAATGGTCATCAAGAGAGTTGTTTTGAGCGGTCATCCTTTCAAAATTTTTACTAAGATGGCAGTAGTACGTTACATGTTCTTCAACAGAG AGGATGTGCTGTGGTTTAAACCAGTGGAACTGAGAACAAAGTGGGGCAGGAGAGGACATATCAAGGAGCCTTTAG gTACCCATGGCCACATGAAATGCAGCTTTGATGGGAAGCTAAAATCTCAAGACACAGTACTGATGAACCTCTATAAACGAGTTTTCCCCAAATGGACTTATGATCCATATGTACCAGAACCAGTACCCTGGGTGAAAA GTACCACCAGTGCATCCACCAAAGGAACCTTTAGTGAAAAGAATATAAACT
- the TSR1 gene encoding pre-rRNA-processing protein TSR1 homolog isoform X1: MAAHRPGPLKQQNKAHKGGRHRGRGSAQRDGKGRLALKTLSKKVRKELSRVDQRHRASQLRKQKKEAVLAEKRQLGGKDGPPHQVLVVPLHSRICLPGAMQLLQDRDTGTVHLNELGNTQSFMLLCPRLKHRWFFTSARPGDLHTVLDMAKVADTILFLLDPLEGWDSTGDYCLSCLFAQGLPTYTLAVQGISGLPLKKQIDARKKLSKAVEKRFPHDKLLLLDTQQEAGMLLRQLANQKQQHLVFRDRRAYLFAHAVDFAPSEENNLVGTLKISGYVRGQTMNVNRLLHIVGHGDFQMKQIDAPGDPFPLNPRGIKPQKDPDMAMEICATDTVDDMEEGLKVLMRADPDRQESLQAEVIPDPMEGEQTWPTEEELSEAKDFLKESSKVVKKVPKGTSSYQAEWILDGGSQSGGEGDEYEYDDMEHEDFMEEESQDESGEEEEEECETMTVGESVHDDLYDEKVDEEAEAKMLEKYKQERLEEMFPDEVDTPRDVAARIRFQKYRGLKSFRTSPWDPKENLPQDYARIFQFQNFTNTRKSIFKEIEEKEVEGAEVGWYVTLHVSEVPVSVVECFRQGAPLIAFSLLPHEQKMSVLNMVVRRDPGNTEPVKAKEELIFHCGFRRFRASPLFSQHTAADKHKLQRFLTADMALVVTVYAPITFPPASVLLFKQKSNGMHSLIATGHLMSVDPDRMVIKRVVLSGHPFKIFTKMAVVRYMFFNREDVLWFKPVELRTKWGRRGHIKEPLGTHGHMKCSFDGKLKSQDTVLMNLYKRVFPKWTYDPYVPEPVPWVKSTTSASTKGTFSEKNINYKVSLCCPVAHLWFTTGSNS; encoded by the exons ATGGCGGCTCACCGCCCCGGTCCGCTCAAGCAGCAGAATAAAGCTCATAAAGGCGGGCGGCATCGGGGTCGGGGATCTGCACAGCGGGACGGCAAGG GCCGTCTAGCACTGAAAACCCTAAGCAAGAAGGTGAGAAAAGAACTCAGCAGAGTCGACCAGAGGCATCGCGCCAGCCAGCTCCGAAAGCAGAAGAAGGAGGCG GTTCTGGCAGAGAAGAGACAGCTGGGTGGCAAGGATGGCCCTCCTCATCAGGTACTGGTGGTGCCCCTGCACAGCAGAATTTGCCTGCCAGGGGCCATGCAGCTGCTTCAGGATAGGGACACTGGAACAGTACACTTGAATGAATTAGGAAACACCCAGAGCTTTATGCTGTTATGCCCCCGCTTGAAACATCGGTGGTTTTTCACGTCAGCAAGGCCAG GGGATCTGCATACTGTGTTGGACATGGCTAAAGTAGCTGATACCATCCTGTTCCTTCTTGATCCACTAGAAGGCTGGGACAGCACCGGCGATTACTGTCTTTCCTGCCTCTTTGCTCAGGGCCTTCCCACCTATA CACTAGCTGTCCAGGGGATTTCTGGCCTCCCACTGAAGAAACAAATAGATGCCAGGAAGAAGCTAAGTAAAGCAGTGGAGAAGCGCTTTCCGCATGACAAACTCCTCTTGTTAGACACTCAACAGGAGGCAGGGATGCTGCTTAGGCAGTTGGCTAACCAGAAGCAACAGCATCTTGTGTTTCGAGATCGGCGGGCCTACCTGTTTGCCCATGCTGTTGATTTTGCTCCTAGTGAAGAGAATAACTTGGTGGGCACCTTGAAAATTTCAGGCTATGTTCGAGGGCAGACTATGAATGTCAATAGGTTGCTGCATATCGTTGGACATGGCGATTTCCAGATGAAACAGATAGATGCCCCTGGAGACCCTTTCCCTTTAAATCCTAGAGGAATTAAACCCCAAAAGGACCCAGACATGGCAATGGAG ATTTGTGCTACGGATACCGTAGATGATATGGAAGAAGGCCTTAAGGTCCTAATGAGGGCAGACCCTGATAGACAGGAATCTTTGCAAGCAGAGGTTATCCCAGATCCAATGGAGGGAGAGCAAACCTGGCCCACTGAGGAGGAGCTGAGTGAGGCAAAGG ATTTCTTGAAGGAAAGTTCAAAGGTGGTAAAGAAGGTCCCCAAAGGAACATCCAGTTACCAAGCTGAATGGATTTTGGATGGTGGCAGCCAAAGTGGTGGGGAAGGAGATGAATATGAATATGATGATATGGAACATGAGGATTTTATGGAGGAGGAATCTCAG GATGAGAGTggtgaagaagaagaggaggaatgtGAAACTATGACTGTCGGGGAGTCTGTGCATGATGATCTGTATGATGAGAAAGtggatgaagaagctgaggcaaaaatgttggagaaatataaacaagaaagaCTGGAAGAGATGTTTCCAGATGAAGTGGACACCCCCCGTGATGTGGCTGCTAGAATTCG ATTTCAGAAATACAGAGGGCTTAAGAGCTTCCGGACATCTCCATGGGATCCTAAAGAAAACCTTCCTCAAGATTATGCTCGGATATTTCAGTTTCAGAACTTTACTAATACTaggaaaagcatttttaaagagattgaagaaaaagaggttgaagGAGCTGAG GTTGGCTGGTATGTCACACTTCATGTCTCTGAAGTCCCTGTCTCAGTGGTCGAGTGCTTCAGGCAAGGAGCACCCTTGATTGCGTTTTCTTTACTACCTCATGAACAGAAG ATGTCAGTATTGAATATGGTGGTGAGGCGTGACCCTGGCAACACTGAACCTGTGAAAGCCAAAGAAGAGCTCATATTCCACTGTGGATTCAGGCGCTTCCGAGCCTCACCTTTATTCTCTCAGCACACTGCAG CGGACAAACATAAATTGCAGAGATTCCTGACTGCTGACATGGCCCTGGTGGTGACAGTCTATGCACCAATCACTTTTCCTCCTGCATCTGTGCTGCTTTTCAAGCAGAAAAGCAATG GAATGCACAGCCTCATTGCTACAGGCCACCTTATGTCAGTAGATCCAGACAGAATGGTCATCAAGAGAGTTGTTTTGAGCGGTCATCCTTTCAAAATTTTTACTAAGATGGCAGTAGTACGTTACATGTTCTTCAACAGAG AGGATGTGCTGTGGTTTAAACCAGTGGAACTGAGAACAAAGTGGGGCAGGAGAGGACATATCAAGGAGCCTTTAG gTACCCATGGCCACATGAAATGCAGCTTTGATGGGAAGCTAAAATCTCAAGACACAGTACTGATGAACCTCTATAAACGAGTTTTCCCCAAATGGACTTATGATCCATATGTACCAGAACCAGTACCCTGGGTGAAAA GTACCACCAGTGCATCCACCAAAGGAACCTTTAGTGAAAAGAATATAAACT
- the TSR1 gene encoding pre-rRNA-processing protein TSR1 homolog isoform X3, whose product MAAHRPGPLKQQNKAHKGGRHRGRGSAQRDGKGRLALKTLSKKVRKELSRVDQRHRASQLRKQKKEAVLAEKRQLGGKDGPPHQVLVVPLHSRICLPGAMQLLQDRDTGTVHLNELGNTQSFMLLCPRLKHRWFFTSARPGDLHTVLDMAKVADTILFLLDPLEGWDSTGDYCLSCLFAQGLPTYTLAVQGISGLPLKKQIDARKKLSKAVEKRFPHDKLLLLDTQQEAGMLLRQLANQKQQHLVFRDRRAYLFAHAVDFAPSEENNLVGTLKISGYVRGQTMNVNRLLHIVGHGDFQMKQIDAPGDPFPLNPRGIKPQKDPDMAMEICATDTVDDMEEGLKVLMRADPDRQESLQAEVIPDPMEGEQTWPTEEELSEAKDFLKESSKVVKKVPKGTSSYQAEWILDGGSQSGGEGDEYEYDDMEHEDFMEEESQDESGEEEEEECETMTVGESVHDDLYDEKVDEEAEAKMLEKYKQERLEEMFPDEVDTPRDVAARIRFQKYRGLKSFRTSPWDPKENLPQDYARIFQFQNFTNTRKSIFKEIEEKEVEGAEVGWYVTLHVSEVPVSVVECFRQGAPLIAFSLLPHEQKMSVLNMVVRRDPGNTEPVKAKEELIFHCGFRRFRASPLFSQHTAADKHKLQRFLTADMALVVTVYAPITFPPASVLLFKQKSNGMHSLIATGHLMSVDPDRMVIKRVVLSGHPFKIFTKMAVVRYMFFNREDVLWFKPVELRTKWGRRGHIKEPLGTHGHMKCSFDGKLKSQDTVLMNLYKRVFPKWTYDPYVPEPVPWVKSESSSIVPQEGME is encoded by the exons ATGGCGGCTCACCGCCCCGGTCCGCTCAAGCAGCAGAATAAAGCTCATAAAGGCGGGCGGCATCGGGGTCGGGGATCTGCACAGCGGGACGGCAAGG GCCGTCTAGCACTGAAAACCCTAAGCAAGAAGGTGAGAAAAGAACTCAGCAGAGTCGACCAGAGGCATCGCGCCAGCCAGCTCCGAAAGCAGAAGAAGGAGGCG GTTCTGGCAGAGAAGAGACAGCTGGGTGGCAAGGATGGCCCTCCTCATCAGGTACTGGTGGTGCCCCTGCACAGCAGAATTTGCCTGCCAGGGGCCATGCAGCTGCTTCAGGATAGGGACACTGGAACAGTACACTTGAATGAATTAGGAAACACCCAGAGCTTTATGCTGTTATGCCCCCGCTTGAAACATCGGTGGTTTTTCACGTCAGCAAGGCCAG GGGATCTGCATACTGTGTTGGACATGGCTAAAGTAGCTGATACCATCCTGTTCCTTCTTGATCCACTAGAAGGCTGGGACAGCACCGGCGATTACTGTCTTTCCTGCCTCTTTGCTCAGGGCCTTCCCACCTATA CACTAGCTGTCCAGGGGATTTCTGGCCTCCCACTGAAGAAACAAATAGATGCCAGGAAGAAGCTAAGTAAAGCAGTGGAGAAGCGCTTTCCGCATGACAAACTCCTCTTGTTAGACACTCAACAGGAGGCAGGGATGCTGCTTAGGCAGTTGGCTAACCAGAAGCAACAGCATCTTGTGTTTCGAGATCGGCGGGCCTACCTGTTTGCCCATGCTGTTGATTTTGCTCCTAGTGAAGAGAATAACTTGGTGGGCACCTTGAAAATTTCAGGCTATGTTCGAGGGCAGACTATGAATGTCAATAGGTTGCTGCATATCGTTGGACATGGCGATTTCCAGATGAAACAGATAGATGCCCCTGGAGACCCTTTCCCTTTAAATCCTAGAGGAATTAAACCCCAAAAGGACCCAGACATGGCAATGGAG ATTTGTGCTACGGATACCGTAGATGATATGGAAGAAGGCCTTAAGGTCCTAATGAGGGCAGACCCTGATAGACAGGAATCTTTGCAAGCAGAGGTTATCCCAGATCCAATGGAGGGAGAGCAAACCTGGCCCACTGAGGAGGAGCTGAGTGAGGCAAAGG ATTTCTTGAAGGAAAGTTCAAAGGTGGTAAAGAAGGTCCCCAAAGGAACATCCAGTTACCAAGCTGAATGGATTTTGGATGGTGGCAGCCAAAGTGGTGGGGAAGGAGATGAATATGAATATGATGATATGGAACATGAGGATTTTATGGAGGAGGAATCTCAG GATGAGAGTggtgaagaagaagaggaggaatgtGAAACTATGACTGTCGGGGAGTCTGTGCATGATGATCTGTATGATGAGAAAGtggatgaagaagctgaggcaaaaatgttggagaaatataaacaagaaagaCTGGAAGAGATGTTTCCAGATGAAGTGGACACCCCCCGTGATGTGGCTGCTAGAATTCG ATTTCAGAAATACAGAGGGCTTAAGAGCTTCCGGACATCTCCATGGGATCCTAAAGAAAACCTTCCTCAAGATTATGCTCGGATATTTCAGTTTCAGAACTTTACTAATACTaggaaaagcatttttaaagagattgaagaaaaagaggttgaagGAGCTGAG GTTGGCTGGTATGTCACACTTCATGTCTCTGAAGTCCCTGTCTCAGTGGTCGAGTGCTTCAGGCAAGGAGCACCCTTGATTGCGTTTTCTTTACTACCTCATGAACAGAAG ATGTCAGTATTGAATATGGTGGTGAGGCGTGACCCTGGCAACACTGAACCTGTGAAAGCCAAAGAAGAGCTCATATTCCACTGTGGATTCAGGCGCTTCCGAGCCTCACCTTTATTCTCTCAGCACACTGCAG CGGACAAACATAAATTGCAGAGATTCCTGACTGCTGACATGGCCCTGGTGGTGACAGTCTATGCACCAATCACTTTTCCTCCTGCATCTGTGCTGCTTTTCAAGCAGAAAAGCAATG GAATGCACAGCCTCATTGCTACAGGCCACCTTATGTCAGTAGATCCAGACAGAATGGTCATCAAGAGAGTTGTTTTGAGCGGTCATCCTTTCAAAATTTTTACTAAGATGGCAGTAGTACGTTACATGTTCTTCAACAGAG AGGATGTGCTGTGGTTTAAACCAGTGGAACTGAGAACAAAGTGGGGCAGGAGAGGACATATCAAGGAGCCTTTAG gTACCCATGGCCACATGAAATGCAGCTTTGATGGGAAGCTAAAATCTCAAGACACAGTACTGATGAACCTCTATAAACGAGTTTTCCCCAAATGGACTTATGATCCATATGTACCAGAACCAGTACCCTGGGTGAAAAGTGAGAGTTCTTCAATAGTGCCTCAAGAGGGCATGGAGTAA